CCGCCACTAAAGACATTTGCCGTGAACTTCTAGGTGAGTCTGCGGTTAAAAAGATAGCACAGGTGCCTCTTTTGGCTAACACCGTCACTCAGCCCATTGCAACGAGACGGTGCCATCTAGCGGTAGAGAAACCAGCTCAGGGCTCCCACTGATTCAGCCTTATGGTAAGTCATAGTTTTCACacactttatatttgtttttgtggtgtagCTTATTGTGAAGGAATGTTTAAATGTCACCATAGTGACCAGAGAGCGTTTGGGGGCAGCGAGGATGCTACTCATGTTAAGTTGTTGGCGATGTTATGAGGACTCTGCTAATAAAGTTGCATAGGAGTACAAAGTGGATTCacatttattaatatatttagaaaatactagggctggcccgaatagtgatttctggtctccggatattcgggccctattaaagacgaatatccgaatattcgttccgccccgtaacgtcgtTAAGTCTtgagttaaactgaagaattcccaaactgTGGAGGTCTTccgcatcttgtcttgtgtttatgcaacgaagtgaagcgtgacttcagagtcggcagccacccggccattcgggtggtggtaaaaaaacacgaatggatgagccgagatgagccaaACACGgtgggatgagccgaagtgggccgaaggcgaagggaagagacgagctccgaatattcctattttcgtctgggggaggAGAGGGttatcacatagacatatgtgtaaatgttatacacatacagtatgaagcacaaaaacatccagactccCATCGGTGATCAGTTTCGGGCAGCAAAAGCACTTCAGTTGAGGTGAATGACAGACAAATGCTAATACAGAATGTATGTCTTGCAGCTTTTCTGTACTGAACCAGATCCTAACCTTTTCCTTCAGAACCTGCATCCTGATGGAATTTAATATGTATGAGAAGGtaaattcacacacatacagacacacggGACTTCACGTTACCTGGTCCTCTGTTAGTCGATATGCTTCTTGGAAGTTAAATGGTTTGGCTGAAGAAGGAACAATTGCTCTGTGAAAGGTTTCTCCGTGCACAACGATCCTGTCAGAgcatacagaaagaaaacacgtTTTACCCATGTTGCTAATTTTTCAGAATATGAAAGCATGCTGAAGAGCTGAATTTACATAATCTTTTAAAACAAAGTCCTTTTCTGCAAAATACATACATTTCAAAGGAGTTTGCAGAATTGGGAGCCTCACTCATAGAATGGAGTTAAATTAGGGCCACAATTCAACTGAACAGAACAGCCTGAGTTTGAAAACAAAGCCTGAACTGAAAAAGGAAATGTGTAATTAAAGAATGAAGAAGTCAAATAAGTATTTAAAACAAGATTTGAGGCTGAAAGAAAGATTCCTtttgacaaacaaaacacagatattgaaaataatgtaattttgttttgatAATTTTTCGTGTTTTGGCCCAATGGAATTTACACTAATTTATTCCAGTGACATAAATACGTAAAGAATGTTTTTAGAATAAACTGTGTGAACTTTTGTTTCCTACAACCAAGTTCATTGGACCACTCACAACCATCACCCAGGGTAAATGACTGGCATCTGGCTTCACTCTAGCATGtgaaatttttgttgtttaactgCATTTCCACCAGATCCAGAGTCCAAAAGTTATGTTTTACCTTCAAAAAGGAAATTTCCTaaaatttcaagaattttcAGGGTTGCTGAATGACAACTAGCATCTTCCCCAGCctttcaaaaaaatctgaaactgcaatacaaaatgaaaaagttttcgttctgttctgttctcatAACTTTCTcaaaaagttctgcaaagttctagaAATGTTTGCAGCTGGATGTGTTTTTTAAGCCTCctgaatgttcttcttaaaggcAGAATAAAGTGTCAGGAACTTCTTACACTGTGGGAGTTTTATGGAACAACATTCTGTGTGTTGTTATTATGTTATCTCACAGGGATACTTTCTAAAAAATTATCTCAAGCctcaaaaacattttctcagtGTTGGTTATGTTGTTATCAAGGAACCATAATCTGACAGCATCTTCCAAACATCCTTTGAGTGTTACAATGTTTTCTCTTAGTTCACTTTTAACATTATAGGAACATTATTTGCAATAATACATGTCCTTAAAATGTTCTTTACACattagattaaaatgttttctttaagacaATATTAGAACCTGTAAATATTGGTAGAAAATGTTGTGGGAAAGTTTTCTCCTCGCTTTCTGGGATTCATTTGAGCTGAACATCAGTTAATGCAAAGGTAGGCACCCAGTGACAGTCTAAGAACTGTGATACACAATGAGCAGGTTGTTAAATTCatcattgttttgtattttgaggGCAAAGAATGACCTTTGACTAGAACACTTTGCCTTATCTTGATGCTGCTGTGAAAATGCAGAGCACAAACAGCCGAAGAACGTTTTAGGTCCTCATACAGTTCCCAAACATGAGTCCTTTCACCTGTCATAGGAGCAGAATGTGGTCGATCGCACGGTGGTGTCGACGTCATCAGGTATGAGCCAAAAGAGGTTGCTTTCTGTAAGCAGCCGCACATACTTCCTGTTCTTCTTAGCCAGGTAGCCACAGTCGGCGTTGAAGTCTCCAAGAAGCATCACGTTCTGCTCACATCCACACAGCAACAGTCACAGTCAGACTGCAGCAGATAAATTACCTGAACTTTAACActgttgctttaaaaatgaaagtttaccTCGGTTCTCCACATCTGTCTCACACGTTGCAAAACATCGTAAAGTGCATCAAGCTCCTTCGTGGTGTTGCTTGGAGTCGTGTGCTGAGGGATGAGGGTGAATTCTCTAATAGCTGCAGGTAAAAATGGAAGGTGTAGGGAAAGAGGATGCAGGGAAAAGATGTTCAAACATCACCTCGctgcatttttcattattactccaccaaggaacaatGTGACGACTggtgttggtttgtccgtctgtttgtctcaATTCAAAAAACTTTCATGCAATTCTCAATCCGTAtgtaacgtacacatgcataacacatgacTGTGCTTACtccaaggtcattttgtttgtgggtacatctatattaaatggacacatcctatgttgctgtgatttctgatcatcaataatgaataaacaaatgctgcatttatttttaaaagtgctgcatttctgacaaagcCATGTTGGAGAatagcagccttggcagagtgctgcgctttctgagtgtttttcttgtcttaAATGGGAATCCTAAGTGTCAGAAACCTCACCTGTTTTCGGGGCTTTGAATCGGACAACAAAAGGCTCCCTGGAGAATGCATCTACATCTCCTGGTTTATCATCTGGATACTGATACTGACCAGTTACTGTCACAGAGTCAGTCCTGCACGGATACAGAAATTACAATAGAAACATTACTGCCTGTACAGTCGTGATCAAAGGTTTAcgtacacttgtaaagaactgTGGCAGTTATGACTCCTATAACTCaaaattttctatgatggaagcACTAAAACACGGGTCTTTGTCACACTACAATCATGCATTTCAGGTCTTTTATAGTTTCATtttaggtcttctggaaatataacAAAATCTGTTGcaccaaaaatatacaaacagtgGTTTGAATTGTCAGTTGTGGTCATGTAGAAAGTTGTATTAATTAAGTTTTCTTAGTTTCCTGGCCTCTTAAGTTCTTGTGAGTGACATTggttgactacagctggtgactcctctgagcTAATTTAAGTGAGCCACTCATCAGACTCAGCCACGAACATTACAGTGGCTAAGTCTGAGGAGGTCAGCAAAggtctgaaaaagcaaatcactgACTTGAAGAGATGAAGGTCAcatggagccatttcaaagcagctgcagatcCTAGAATCGTTCACGACTGTATCTGTGACTTAACATTTTAGTGCACTGAGAtacaaaacagcacagacagttTCAGCTcacctgtaaacaaacacatacTGCTCCTGGTATGTTTCAGACCTTCCCAGTCGCTCGCTGGTCACAGCGCTATACCTGTGTTTAGTGTCATAGCTGAACACAAAATATGACGTTAATGTTGCTTTGCATCATCTGAATCCCAAAGTATCAAAAATACTTTGTTGTAAAGACACTGATGGTATCAGCTAGACTCTCATTGGTACGTTAATTTCACCGTTATACCCTTTTCCATCCTCTTTGACTCTGATATCAGCTACAAACTGTAAAACACTCAAGAGATTTTCGATTTTGCtctttgaactaatcatgtctatctattcaaataaattttatttatatcatgccaattacaattcaaattgtctcgagacgctttacagaacccacatGCCTGAATCCAGTGGAAAACTCAAACAAATCTAAGCTTGTAATTGTAACGTCATTGAAATGGCTTTACTCTACATGTCTTGTTGaacaaaattgccaaaaatatacCATTTACGCTaaaaagattctgtaaaaaacactaaattctGTACTCCACAATGCCACAATAAacccattagtgactcagctgcgtGTTACTAAAATTCTGGATCTGggctgagctgcaggctgtgtttacaaggaggagagaggaggaaagcatgaaaacaaattaaaaatgcaaaaatattatAGTGAAAAGATCTATAGCATATACAGTCACCGTTTTCTCAtactggtaacacctgtgggcacttggaaaaacattgcacatgttgattcccgttttttggatgtttttttataaattgcaaaagaaataatcaatttttttctctttcttgtaGGATTCAGCATTACAACTCTTATGCTTcaagaaaaaagacatttttaaggttttaagGTAGCCAcgattgttctgtttccatagaggcttaggactttatattgcagcaaAAGAAATTAAGATCAAACTGAGTGAAAGTATGATGGGAGGGGAAAAAACGCACAAAAACTACTTGAGGTTCAGAGAGTTAGTTGCCAAATATTGCCAAATATTGTTTGGGGGACATAAACCTTTATCACATTGTGGACACTCCCTTCTCTTCTGAAGACAAAATACAAGTCTCCTTGATGTAAATCCTTAAAATGTAGTATAAAGACTTCAAGGTTAGGGTAAAGGTAGAGATTAGATGTCTGAATAAGTCTCCAGGAAATCAGTGTCAAGTGTATTTATCTCTGAAGTGACAGAAAGGCAATAATGTGGATTTTAGTGTGATGGCGACTGGATAATCACCTCTGGAGGCTGTTGAGCAGCTGTGGCAAAGCTTTTCCTTTACTGTCTCTCACTTCCTGAAGCAAACACACATCATAGCGGGTAATGATCTGAAAGAGATAAGCAACACAGCCACAGGAACGTGATTTACAGTGTAACACAGGAGTAGATGCTGAAATCTTGGACAACAGGAGGATACCAGTTCTGATATAGCTTAGTGAGCACTGTGCTAGTGAGGTTTAGTCATAGATGTATCAGATATTAGCTGCATGTGGTGCTGCCAAACAATCGAAAAAGCCCTGgaaccccccaaaaaacattttggagCCCATTTTGCCTATTTGCTTACCTATAATTTAATAATTTTACCCAACAATATTAGAATAAGAAGTAAAGATATATACGCTGGCGTTTCAATAGTAACAATAGTAACTAAATAATCTGTGATATTTAAGACAAAGGTCAAATGTCAAAACATGCTCAACAAATCCACCTCTATCTTTATCTTACCCTGGCAAGAGTCTGCATAACTTCGCTGTTCTTGCTTTTGGACTCTCCAAAGCTGTGGAGGTTGAAGGCGCAGATTCTGAAGTCTGAACCCCCAAGAACATCGCTCACATCCGCAAGGAagaagagcaggaggagggaagATGACCTCATGGCCCTGAGCTGCAAGAGACAAGAATCAGGAGTGAAAACTTTatcaaacatttacaaaactGCATACTTTTTGGTTTTGCTGCACTAAAAGAGAGGCCGGTTCAAGTGGAACCAGGcgaagagataaaaaaaaggttttgccttTGAATAACTAacaatgatgatgataaacaaACTCAGTTGCATTGACTGGTGGCATCTTTCTAGCAGTACTAAACTGAGCTAAACAGCTTTGCTTCAGCAAACCCTGACGAGGATATGAGCTGGCATCATCACTTGTGCATTTCTAGgacctttgtttttatttaccacaGTGCCACCTACTGGATATCAAAGGAAGTGGCACATATCAAAGCAAGGACTGCATTTCTGGCCAAGATGGACAACAATCATAGTACATACAATGTGAATCaagtttaatttgtttaatattaaaaacaatTCTGATGCCTTCAGTTGGACAGCAGAGTTATCCATAGCTTGCCAAAGAAGGGTCCTGTCTCGCATTTCTTCAAACTTTCAGATATCTGTTTGAGATCTAGTGACTATAACCTCCATAGCAACTGCCTCCAGTGTTATTTTACCTGATAATGACCTAACTGTACTATTTGCTAAGCATGCATCTCTTAGGAATTGAAATTACAGGACAGAAAGTAGAATTTGGGttgaaaaaaacctttaaaactagaGAGAATGTAGGAATGTAGGCACACTTAAGGACTTTAGAAAGTATTATTTTGTGTGGAATAAATCCTTAAAACTATACCTCGTTAGTTAGAAAATACTATTTgtgtggaataaacctttacaTGGAGAAGTACCTGCAAAGAAAGCAGTACTTTGGGTGGGATAAACAGTTAAAACCATACTCTGCCAGTCAAAAAATACCAGTTGTGTGAAATAAACTGTTATAACAAGTACATGGGCAGAGAATTATACTTTTGTGGAATTTGGGCATATAGCTACCAACCAATTCAGTTTGTGGCACTATTGTACAAATCAAACCGTGTTGTATTTTTCCACAACACTCATCTGATGTTTCTGCAGTACTGATGATgcaatttttcatttgtttcatttgtgttcCTCAAAAAGTTTTAGCACCAGTCACCACTGCCTAATTCAAATTCATTTACCTCAGCTTATAATTTAGCTTAGTTTCGAACTAACTAGTAAAAATACAAGTACACAAATGAAAACCTTGTGGCTGCAAATAGGCTGGGTGATGCAACCGAGAAATACCAGATCAATGGAAACATGTTTGTTGGGCATAAACAATTAGTGCATTTAAATACATCTGTGTATGGATATTTTGGTCCCAGAATCTTCCTGTTTTCTAACTGACTCAGCACCTACAGTGGAGCTTCCTGATTTGTACAAAGAATTATGAGCCTGCATTCCAATTACAAGCCTGGAAAAATTCTACTAAAtgtgggtagtggttagcactttcaccttgcagcaagaagatccctggttcaaatcccggcctgggcctgggatctttctgcatggagtttgcatgttctccctgtgcatgcgtgggttttctccgggcactccggcttccttccacagtccaaaaatatgctgaggttaattggttactctaaattgctcgtaggtgtgaatgtgagtgtgattgtttgtctgtatatgtagccctgtgacagactggtgacctgtccagggtgtcccctgccttcacccgagtcagctgagatagactccagcaccccctgcgacccaagtgaggataaagcggtgtatataGGGAATTGAATGGAGTTTCATGCTAGCTGTAAGCTAATCAAGTAGTTTCACATTTAGAATACAAATTCGAAATGTGGCATTAATTTACACCACTATTTGGCAAAACAGTAAACAGGTGTATTTTAAAGTGACATATTATTTCCTTGGAGAACATTACAATAAAATtaatgagcaaaaatgtaaaaaggacTAATGAGGAGGTTTTCATGCAGAGGTACATGAAAGCTGTTAAGCTTTAAGCTGTCTTTAGCATCCAAAAATGATAATGCTATCAATTTctcttgtattttaaaatttcacaCAGTTGATTTAGACCCAACAGATAGTTGGTCGTGGTTCtatacattaaataaatatcttgttaaatgAGACATAACTAGTTAGAGTCAAACCAAATTAAATTAACATTAATGAGTGAGATGGAAAGgtgttttggcttgtttttcaCTCAGAGCTACATGGTAGTAGTTTAGCTGTATGCTATCCTAGCTCTGCATTTTACACACAGACATGCGATTGCTatcaatttttcatttatcaCTTTGCAAGACAGCAGATgagtatattttaaaatgtcacactATTTATTTAGAGTCAGCACAAATTATAGATACATTAATGAGCAAAAGCGACAAGGTTGTTTTTCATGGAGAGTTAAATGTCACACAGTTTATTTTGAGCCAAGTTCtactgaaacaaaaaataattattaacacTTGCTGAGTCTTGTTGAGCTATTTTGTGAGTTGATACAGGTACAGCTGTTCATATCTCCTAAAAATAATATCCAGAGTCACATTACTTATGTCATGGTTTTTTGGTTATGGTCACACaaggtttgacattttattttttatttgtttagtttagtttattgaCTTTTTCCTGAAAACCTGTAGCAGATTAAGAAGCAGGAAGGGCTTGTAGCGCTGCTCTGATCTGGTGAGTTTGTTCAGGCTCGGGAGTCAAACTAACCTGATGTCAACAGAATTATGGTCAAGTTCAACATGGGGTTTACCACTCCTAGTTACACTTCTGTTTTCCAACTAACAAATATGTGACAGCTTTAGGCAGCTATACACCAGTAAATGTCTGTCTTAGTTTACAGGAAATCTGTTTCCATTTGAACAGCACTGACAGATGACAGCTACAAATCTGCTGAAATGTGAGCTTCTGTTAGaatcactcctgtgttttatGTCCAAATCAGCAACATACAAAGTCTCAGCTGAACATATGTTTAGCTTGTAGAGTCTGTAGTATTTCCTTCAGCTCTCTTTCGCTGTTTATCTGCCTCagtcatgaacacacacatggactCTCTTTCAGTAACACACAGGCATCAGATTACAGGTCACATTCTCCAATAGGATTCTTTTTTCCTTAGCTTCGGTAGTCAAAGAATTAGAGTAAGTCAAAGAAAACCAGCAGCAACTTACCCGCTTTGTTGTTTCTTAAGCTTGTAGGGTCTGTTTGTTTCTTGCTCCTCCTTTCTAATGATTGTCAAAGTTAGCCCAGCCAGTTGGTTTCCTGTGGGTGGGACTACAGATAGTCTAACTGCAGGCTCCAGCATACGAGTTATGTTGGGGCAAGAACTTCTCTTAGCAGGACCAAAGATCAGAAAAACAGATATCATAGGTTGCACTTAATGAATAAAACAGGAATATAGATATTAAATTCTAGTTTTCTGACTTTcagttagtttttgttgagcaGATTTTAAATGGCCCTTGTTCACACATATCctaagagcttcagtaaaaagcagGACTTCTCCTTTTGGTTGTTCAAGCCGTTTCACATCCCATCCAAGAGCCTTTTCCAGTTCAAACAGGCTGATGTGAACAAACAGTGGTTCACACAAGtataaaacaccaaaacacaagCTGAGCAGCATATATGCAGTCCAACGCAGGGACAGAAGACTAAACAATGGCTCCACAAGCACAACCCATTAGATAAATTAAACTCCTTTGATGACAGCAATGTTCCCAGTCTGGACAGAGAACAGAGATAATTAGAGGGAGGAGTAAAGGAAGCAATCTATGTAAACAAGACAGGGGGTCTGCAATACCAATTGAAATCTTTCCCCAGAAAGTTTCACCATTAATGTCTTAAATCACCTCTGACCTGGCAGTTTCACAACCATTCACTCATCAAGATATGTGAGTCCTCTGTTATCAGTAAGTCATTGATCATGTGAGCTGGAGGTGATaacatacaccgatcaggcataacgttatgaccacctgcctgatATAGTGTTGTTCCCCcttatgtggtccaaaatactCTGAACCATTGGACATGGACatgaggacctctcagggtgtcttatgggg
The window above is part of the Acanthochromis polyacanthus isolate Apoly-LR-REF ecotype Palm Island chromosome 6, KAUST_Apoly_ChrSc, whole genome shotgun sequence genome. Proteins encoded here:
- the dnase1l1 gene encoding deoxyribonuclease-1-like 1 isoform X2, which encodes MRSSSLLLLFFLADVSDVLGGSDFRICAFNLHSFGESKSKNSEVMQTLARIITRYDVCLLQEVRDSKGKALPQLLNSLQSYDTKHRYSAVTSERLGRSETYQEQYVFVYRTDSVTVTGQYQYPDDKPGDVDAFSREPFVVRFKAPKTAIREFTLIPQHTTPSNTTKELDALYDVLQRVRQMWRTENVMLLGDFNADCGYLAKKNRKYVRLLTESNLFWLIPDDVDTTVRSTTFCSYDRIVVHGETFHRAIVPSSAKPFNFQEAYRLTEDQALDVSDHYPVEVQLKIDNSPVGGANKPTNQKMLFSFLVHFVLQMLTW
- the dnase1l1 gene encoding deoxyribonuclease-1-like 1 isoform X1; amino-acid sequence: MHRENMQTPCRKIPGPGRDLNQGSSCCKLRAMRSSSLLLLFFLADVSDVLGGSDFRICAFNLHSFGESKSKNSEVMQTLARIITRYDVCLLQEVRDSKGKALPQLLNSLQSYDTKHRYSAVTSERLGRSETYQEQYVFVYRTDSVTVTGQYQYPDDKPGDVDAFSREPFVVRFKAPKTAIREFTLIPQHTTPSNTTKELDALYDVLQRVRQMWRTENVMLLGDFNADCGYLAKKNRKYVRLLTESNLFWLIPDDVDTTVRSTTFCSYDRIVVHGETFHRAIVPSSAKPFNFQEAYRLTEDQALDVSDHYPVEVQLKIDNSPVGGANKPTNQKMLFSFLVHFVLQMLTW